In the Lepus europaeus isolate LE1 chromosome 18, mLepTim1.pri, whole genome shotgun sequence genome, one interval contains:
- the ICAM2 gene encoding intercellular adhesion molecule 2 isoform X1 — MCWNTCTEPGKAAPVLSGSPRPFPVSPWTPPEMSPFGCSGLLVAILALLCCPGSGEETFEVHMWPERLVVEPRGSWEVNCSTSCTQPEMGGLETTLTKTLLDSQPQWKRYLISNVSEDTDLQCYFLCAGKHQSKHLSITVYQPPEQVVLKLQPTWVAVGNSFTIECRVPAVEPLESLTLILLHGNKTLHNQTFEGRAAVPQEATATLSSTAHLEDRKHNFSCLAQLDLRSRGGGIFHWVSEPQMLEIYEPMPDNQMVIIITVVSVLLFLFVTSVLLCFVFGQHWRQRRTGTYGVRAAWRRLPRAFRAQPA; from the exons GCAGCCCTCGGCCATTCCCTGTGAGCCCGTGGACGCCACCTGAGATGTCTCCTTTTGGTTGCTCTGGCCTGCTTGTGGCCATCCTCGCCCTGCTCTGCTGCCCAG GGTCTGGTGAGGAGACGTTCGAAGTGCACATGTGGCCAGAGAGGCTGGTGGTCGAGCCCAGGGGGTCCTGGGAAGTCAACTGCAGCACTAGTTGCACCCAGCCGGAGATGGGGGGCCTGGAGACCACCCTGACCAAGACCCTGCTGGACTCACAGCCCCAGTGGAAGCGGTACTTGATCTCCAACGTCTCCGAGGACACGGACCTCCAATGCTACTTTCTTTGTGCCGGGAAGCATCAGTCAAAGCATCTCAGCATCACCGTGTACC AACCTCCAGAGCAGGTTGTGCTGAAGCTGcagcccacgtgggtggccgtgGGCAATTCCTTCACCATTGAGTGTAGGGTACCTGCTGTGGAGCCCCTGGAGAGCCTCACCCTCATCCTGCTCCATGGCAACAAGACTCTGCACAACCAGACCTTTGAGGGAAGAGCAGCTGTGCCCCAGGAGGCCACGGCCACACTCAGCAGCACAGCTCACCTGGAGGACAGGAAGCACAActtctcctgcctggcccagctggacCTGCGGTCTCGTGGCGGGGGCATCTTTCACTGGGTCTCAGAGCCCCAGATGCTGGAGATCTATG AGCCCATGCCAGACAACCAGATGGTCATCATCATCACAGTCGTGTCGGTCCTGCTCTTCTTGTTCGTGACATCCGTCCTGCTCTGCTTTGTCTTTGGTCAGCACTGGCGCCAGAGGCGCACAGGCACCTATGGGGTGCGAGCTGCTTGGAGAAGGCTGCCCCGGGCATTCCGGGCACAGCCTGCATGA
- the ICAM2 gene encoding intercellular adhesion molecule 2 isoform X2 — protein MSPFGCSGLLVAILALLCCPGSGEETFEVHMWPERLVVEPRGSWEVNCSTSCTQPEMGGLETTLTKTLLDSQPQWKRYLISNVSEDTDLQCYFLCAGKHQSKHLSITVYQPPEQVVLKLQPTWVAVGNSFTIECRVPAVEPLESLTLILLHGNKTLHNQTFEGRAAVPQEATATLSSTAHLEDRKHNFSCLAQLDLRSRGGGIFHWVSEPQMLEIYEPMPDNQMVIIITVVSVLLFLFVTSVLLCFVFGQHWRQRRTGTYGVRAAWRRLPRAFRAQPA, from the exons ATGTCTCCTTTTGGTTGCTCTGGCCTGCTTGTGGCCATCCTCGCCCTGCTCTGCTGCCCAG GGTCTGGTGAGGAGACGTTCGAAGTGCACATGTGGCCAGAGAGGCTGGTGGTCGAGCCCAGGGGGTCCTGGGAAGTCAACTGCAGCACTAGTTGCACCCAGCCGGAGATGGGGGGCCTGGAGACCACCCTGACCAAGACCCTGCTGGACTCACAGCCCCAGTGGAAGCGGTACTTGATCTCCAACGTCTCCGAGGACACGGACCTCCAATGCTACTTTCTTTGTGCCGGGAAGCATCAGTCAAAGCATCTCAGCATCACCGTGTACC AACCTCCAGAGCAGGTTGTGCTGAAGCTGcagcccacgtgggtggccgtgGGCAATTCCTTCACCATTGAGTGTAGGGTACCTGCTGTGGAGCCCCTGGAGAGCCTCACCCTCATCCTGCTCCATGGCAACAAGACTCTGCACAACCAGACCTTTGAGGGAAGAGCAGCTGTGCCCCAGGAGGCCACGGCCACACTCAGCAGCACAGCTCACCTGGAGGACAGGAAGCACAActtctcctgcctggcccagctggacCTGCGGTCTCGTGGCGGGGGCATCTTTCACTGGGTCTCAGAGCCCCAGATGCTGGAGATCTATG AGCCCATGCCAGACAACCAGATGGTCATCATCATCACAGTCGTGTCGGTCCTGCTCTTCTTGTTCGTGACATCCGTCCTGCTCTGCTTTGTCTTTGGTCAGCACTGGCGCCAGAGGCGCACAGGCACCTATGGGGTGCGAGCTGCTTGGAGAAGGCTGCCCCGGGCATTCCGGGCACAGCCTGCATGA
- the LOC133747206 gene encoding proline-rich protein 29-like: MASGAGGSWGRATPPGAAPTPWVTVLQPPPWAAPPQPQPPQPGRVKEGLLELLLLQNAQVHQLLLCRLAEGALDFAPTSFDPQVFLEAQQEELEEELGTQDKRPLVFHHHYLPCPLPSLGPLSTWPAPLLPPPPRQHHWQDAPRIQHRPPASGKREGRAVPPPPPPSATGTVGADVPPASDYYDAESLP; this comes from the exons ATGGCCTCCGGGGCCGGCGGGAGCTGGGGTCGCGCCACGCCACCGGGTGCAGCCCCGACG ccctgggtgACCGTCCTGCAGCCCCCGCCGTGGGCCGCcccgccgcagccgcagccgccgcAGCCGGGCCGCGTGAAGGAAG ggctgctggagctgctgctgtTGCAGAACGCGCAGGTGCACCAGCTGCTGCTCTGCCGCCTGGCCGAGGGGGCGCTGGACTTCGCGCCCACTTCATTCGACCCGCAG GTCTTCCTGGAGGCGCAGCAGgaagagctggaggaggagctgggcacCCAGGACAAAAGGCCCCTGGTGTTCCACCATCACTAcctgccctgcccactgccctccctgggcccccTGTCAACCTGGCcggcccctctcctgccccctccaccACGTCAGCACCACTGGCAGGATGCACCCAGGATTCAGCACCGTCCTCCCGCCTCTGGGAAGAGGGAAGG GAGAgccgtgcccccacccccaccccccagtgccACAGGGACTGTGGGTGCAGATGTACCTCCAGCTTCAG ACTACTACGATGCTGAGAGCCTACCCTGA